The Geotalea uraniireducens Rf4 genome window below encodes:
- a CDS encoding B12-binding domain-containing radical SAM protein: MRVVLAAVHTRPSPQAVPLANAFLKAYLYAGEELSAGIPVSLVDFYLDWSAEECAAAILTENPDAVGLSMYVWNRSLCLEIAAVLRSRRPELAIFVGGPEATADAAGVLSDSCLDFVITGEGEVTFREVMARLNAGTSLVGTEGVASYTAGAFEHIPRKPVELLDTLPSPYLGGLLALNDQCGVLWQLSRGCDFACDFCFDHKGGAGVRRFSLERIAEELKLFARSRVTQVVVLDSTFNQDMKRAKEILRLIKRIAPHIHFHFEVRSEFIDQELARLFAQITCSLQIGLQSADPLIQRKVGRIFNPADFLDKVALLNDAGAVFGFDLIYGLPGDTLKGFAASLDFALQLYPNHLDIFPLAVLPGTRLFCRASDFGLRYLHVPPYTVLCSPTFSKEEMLVAKGLAAACDIFYSRGKAVVWFNSVLAPLKMRPAAFLDEFRLWLAGKEGAGISEEQLSDARIWQMQRDFLQDIFAEKKKIKLLPAVLDLVDYHYYYAVALLSPAPELPTDRDLEQMNLLDEPLVLSQSARIARFNYEIYDILASGDIDLREFTDCFVAGGSFAVIYPRGDEVFTESLIEPYYRLLIGLTKMLSAREICAGIGLPGEEATSFLEFAVSEGIVVSAGKT, from the coding sequence TTGCGTGTAGTCCTCGCCGCCGTACATACCCGCCCGTCCCCCCAAGCTGTCCCTTTGGCCAACGCCTTCCTCAAGGCATACCTGTATGCCGGTGAAGAACTTTCAGCCGGTATCCCGGTCTCGCTCGTCGATTTTTATCTCGACTGGTCGGCGGAAGAGTGCGCGGCCGCCATACTCACTGAAAATCCCGATGCGGTAGGTTTGTCCATGTATGTCTGGAACAGGAGCCTCTGTCTGGAGATAGCAGCAGTCTTGCGCAGCCGCAGACCGGAGCTGGCCATATTTGTCGGAGGGCCTGAGGCGACAGCTGATGCGGCAGGGGTACTCAGCGACTCTTGCCTGGATTTCGTCATCACCGGGGAAGGGGAAGTGACGTTCCGCGAAGTGATGGCTCGGCTGAACGCCGGAACTTCGCTGGTCGGTACCGAGGGCGTCGCTTCATACACGGCTGGTGCCTTTGAGCATATTCCCCGCAAACCGGTGGAGCTGTTGGACACGCTGCCTTCTCCCTATCTCGGCGGATTATTGGCCCTGAACGACCAGTGCGGCGTTCTCTGGCAGCTTTCGCGAGGGTGTGATTTTGCCTGTGATTTCTGCTTCGACCACAAGGGGGGAGCGGGTGTGCGTCGTTTCTCCCTTGAGCGGATCGCGGAGGAGCTGAAGCTATTTGCCAGGAGCAGGGTTACCCAGGTCGTTGTCCTCGATTCCACTTTCAACCAGGACATGAAAAGGGCGAAGGAAATCTTGCGGCTGATTAAAAGAATTGCGCCCCACATCCATTTTCATTTCGAGGTGCGAAGCGAATTTATCGACCAGGAACTGGCGCGACTCTTCGCGCAGATAACCTGCTCGCTCCAGATAGGATTGCAAAGTGCGGACCCGCTTATCCAGCGAAAAGTGGGCAGAATCTTCAATCCTGCGGATTTTTTAGATAAAGTTGCCCTGTTAAATGATGCCGGCGCTGTGTTTGGCTTTGATCTGATCTACGGCCTTCCCGGAGACACACTCAAGGGTTTTGCCGCCAGCCTCGATTTTGCGCTACAGCTTTATCCGAACCATCTGGACATCTTTCCTTTGGCAGTGCTCCCCGGCACGAGGCTTTTCTGCAGGGCGAGCGATTTCGGCCTCCGTTATCTGCATGTGCCGCCCTATACCGTGCTTTGCTCGCCGACTTTTTCAAAAGAGGAGATGCTTGTTGCCAAGGGGCTTGCCGCTGCCTGCGACATTTTTTACAGCCGGGGAAAGGCGGTTGTCTGGTTCAATTCGGTTCTGGCCCCCCTTAAGATGCGACCCGCGGCTTTTCTTGACGAGTTCCGATTGTGGCTGGCGGGGAAGGAGGGGGCGGGAATATCCGAGGAGCAGCTTTCCGATGCCCGGATCTGGCAAATGCAACGGGATTTCCTGCAGGATATTTTTGCTGAAAAGAAAAAAATCAAACTGCTGCCCGCGGTTCTTGACCTGGTTGACTATCATTATTACTACGCCGTTGCCCTTCTTTCGCCGGCGCCGGAACTACCCACTGATCGAGACCTGGAGCAGATGAATCTGCTCGATGAGCCGCTCGTGTTATCACAGTCAGCCAGAATCGCACGGTTTAATTATGAAATATACGATATATTGGCATCGGGTGACATCGACCTGCGGGAATTTACCGACTGTTTTGTTGCCGGCGGTTCATTTGCCGTTATCTATCCGCGAGGAGACGAAGTATTCACGGAATCCCTCATTGAACCCTACTATCGATTACTCATCGGTTTAACCAAGATGCTTTCCGCCAGGGAGATCTGTGCAGGAATCGGTCTCCCTGGCGAGGAGGCGACATCATTCCTGGAATTTGCCGTCTCAGAAGGCATTGTTGTTTCCGCCGGCAAAACCTGA
- a CDS encoding cytochrome c3 family protein gives MFQILTRVLPALLLFLAVVRPAAAEQGMAIDPATCLGCHSNKISAAAFAASVHGKNACTSCHVEITDLTKHMKGEVKVGKVHCERCHKKENAEHYNSVHVQHDVKCADCHTDIHTHTYWKKDKRIVVAKCIQCHDKQAVYRTSVHGKAVGAGNQDSAACNDCHNLHDIQPLGDPKSHSNREFHTKVCMKCHSDEKMMQRNGVFNVAVKTYMESYHGKNYRLGFPEKVAGCADCHTAHEVLPAKDPKSSVNQQNLVKTCSVCHKNASSLFTKFYAHGEHTDREKFPILYYTFIAMTGLLVGTFAVFWLHSLLWMFRGFVENREKAAAIMEGHVEHVVPEGHKMYRRFKRRHIFLHLLVIISFLGLSLTGLPLKFSDQVWAKLFMQLYGGSANAGLIHRICAGITFVYFSGAIFLSIHFLFIRKDIRGNFLQRMFGPDSLMPNFRDIKDVTGMVRWFLFRGPKPTFERWTYWEKFDFIAVFWGMFAIGGSGLMLWFPEFFGYFLPGWAFNVATIVHSDEALLATGFIFTVHFFNTHGRPEKFPMDFVIFNGQMSKHEFVEERGDQWKRYEELGITEQFRAKHTSGIAYDFIVKTFGFMAVIIGLTLVVLMLFAFLAGGTH, from the coding sequence ATGTTTCAGATTTTAACCAGAGTACTCCCAGCCTTGTTGCTCTTTTTGGCCGTTGTCAGGCCGGCGGCGGCAGAGCAGGGAATGGCCATTGATCCGGCCACATGCCTCGGCTGTCACAGCAACAAGATTTCTGCTGCTGCTTTTGCCGCTTCAGTCCATGGCAAAAACGCCTGTACCAGTTGTCACGTGGAGATTACGGACCTTACCAAGCATATGAAAGGTGAAGTCAAGGTCGGCAAAGTTCACTGCGAGCGTTGCCACAAAAAGGAGAACGCCGAACATTACAACAGCGTACATGTGCAGCACGACGTAAAATGTGCCGACTGTCACACCGACATTCACACCCATACGTATTGGAAAAAAGACAAGCGGATTGTCGTCGCCAAATGTATCCAGTGCCACGACAAGCAGGCGGTTTACCGCACTTCTGTCCACGGCAAGGCGGTTGGGGCGGGGAACCAGGATTCAGCCGCCTGTAACGACTGCCATAATCTGCATGACATTCAGCCGTTGGGTGATCCGAAATCCCATTCCAACCGCGAATTCCACACGAAAGTTTGCATGAAGTGCCACAGCGACGAGAAGATGATGCAGCGTAACGGCGTCTTCAACGTAGCGGTGAAAACCTACATGGAGAGCTATCACGGCAAAAACTACCGTCTCGGCTTTCCGGAAAAGGTTGCAGGGTGCGCTGACTGCCATACTGCCCACGAGGTCCTCCCTGCCAAGGATCCAAAGTCCAGCGTCAACCAGCAGAACCTGGTGAAAACCTGCTCCGTGTGCCACAAAAATGCATCATCTCTCTTTACCAAGTTTTACGCCCACGGCGAACATACCGACAGGGAGAAATTCCCGATCCTCTACTATACCTTCATTGCCATGACCGGTCTTCTGGTCGGCACCTTTGCCGTCTTCTGGCTCCATTCCCTGCTCTGGATGTTCCGCGGTTTCGTGGAGAACCGTGAAAAAGCCGCAGCCATTATGGAAGGGCATGTTGAACATGTCGTACCCGAAGGGCACAAGATGTATCGCCGCTTCAAGAGACGGCATATATTCCTGCACCTGCTGGTCATCATCAGCTTCCTCGGCCTCTCGCTGACCGGCTTGCCGCTCAAGTTCAGCGACCAGGTCTGGGCCAAATTATTCATGCAGCTGTACGGCGGCTCCGCCAACGCTGGTCTGATCCACAGGATCTGCGCCGGGATCACCTTTGTCTACTTCTCCGGCGCCATATTCCTGAGTATTCACTTCCTCTTCATCAGGAAGGATATCAGGGGGAACTTCCTGCAGAGGATGTTCGGTCCCGACTCGTTGATGCCGAACTTCAGAGACATTAAAGACGTTACCGGCATGGTACGTTGGTTCCTGTTCCGGGGGCCGAAGCCGACATTCGAACGTTGGACATACTGGGAAAAATTCGACTTCATCGCCGTCTTCTGGGGTATGTTTGCCATCGGCGGTTCCGGCCTGATGCTCTGGTTCCCTGAGTTCTTCGGCTACTTCCTCCCGGGCTGGGCGTTCAACGTGGCAACCATTGTCCACTCCGACGAGGCCCTGCTCGCAACCGGCTTCATCTTCACCGTCCATTTCTTCAATACCCACGGCCGGCCGGAGAAGTTCCCCATGGACTTCGTCATCTTCAACGGGCAGATGTCCAAGCATGAGTTCGTAGAAGAGCGTGGCGACCAGTGGAAACGCTATGAAGAACTCGGCATAACCGAGCAGTTCAGAGCCAAGCATACCAGCGGCATTGCCTATGACTTCATAGTCAAAACGTTTGGCTTCATGGCCGTTATCATCGGTCTGACCCTTGTTGTCCTGATGCTATTCGCCTTCCTGGCGGGTGGAACCCATTAG
- a CDS encoding DUF4403 family protein, which produces MYLLKKTFLPLVLASLALTLSACSGVNPSLTAERPRDEAFRMVLKKEMSSLNVPIEASSDELGKALNQTIRKELYKGSTKTRGLTADIVRNGPIAVSAADNYLYFTLPITMSLSYGMFETPTIPLKLKFKANARITPDWKLNTDIYYLGLSDLLAEDIGIGPLSIKPRSIVEGITQPLQKVLSDLISKKINDMFPLKTRIAKVWNAAQKPVLLDRNYNAWLNLTPREVMLYPLYAQNNRVKLSVGINSFAELVVGPEPAAKPPVPLPNLKLVNTIDRNFRIAMNADLFYKDILKIASPLLLNKEFNSDGKTIVIKDLDLYGNGDKFVVKLETKGSLDGVFYLTGKPRFDPQTNIFSVEDVDFDMQTQSLLLQSADWFLHGTIKSMIQEKLNMDLTQRLEQSREMARKAIAQVQLADHVLLKGNIKTLKFSDVLVQKDKISIQVYTEGESAVFFQ; this is translated from the coding sequence ATGTATTTGCTTAAGAAAACCTTTTTGCCGCTTGTCCTTGCATCACTCGCATTAACCCTGTCGGCCTGTTCTGGAGTCAATCCGTCATTGACCGCCGAGAGGCCCAGGGATGAAGCCTTCCGCATGGTGCTGAAAAAGGAGATGTCCAGTCTCAACGTGCCGATTGAAGCGTCGTCTGACGAACTCGGTAAGGCCTTGAACCAGACGATCCGCAAGGAGCTTTACAAGGGTTCGACCAAGACCAGGGGGCTGACCGCGGATATAGTACGAAACGGGCCGATTGCCGTAAGCGCCGCCGATAATTACCTCTATTTTACCCTGCCGATTACCATGTCTCTAAGCTACGGCATGTTCGAAACGCCGACCATTCCCCTTAAGCTGAAATTCAAGGCAAACGCCAGGATCACCCCTGACTGGAAACTGAATACGGATATCTATTACCTGGGGCTGAGCGATCTGCTTGCCGAGGATATAGGGATCGGCCCGCTTTCCATAAAACCGCGCAGCATCGTGGAGGGAATTACCCAGCCGCTGCAGAAGGTGCTTTCCGATCTGATCAGCAAGAAGATCAATGACATGTTTCCGCTGAAGACCCGGATTGCCAAAGTCTGGAACGCCGCACAGAAACCTGTTCTGCTGGACAGGAACTACAACGCCTGGCTGAATCTGACTCCGCGGGAGGTCATGCTTTACCCGCTGTACGCCCAGAACAACAGGGTCAAATTGAGTGTGGGGATCAACTCCTTTGCCGAACTGGTGGTAGGCCCGGAACCGGCAGCCAAGCCTCCGGTTCCCCTACCCAATCTGAAGCTGGTAAACACTATCGACAGGAATTTCCGTATCGCCATGAATGCAGATCTTTTCTACAAGGATATTCTCAAGATTGCATCGCCTTTACTTCTCAACAAGGAGTTTAATTCCGACGGGAAAACAATCGTCATAAAAGATCTCGACCTTTATGGCAACGGCGACAAGTTCGTGGTTAAATTGGAGACCAAAGGATCGCTGGACGGGGTATTTTACCTGACGGGCAAGCCTCGCTTCGATCCCCAAACCAATATCTTTTCCGTGGAAGATGTGGACTTCGATATGCAGACCCAGAGCCTCTTATTGCAGTCGGCCGACTGGTTTCTCCACGGCACGATCAAGAGCATGATTCAGGAGAAGCTCAATATGGATCTGACGCAGAGACTGGAACAATCCCGCGAGATGGCCCGGAAAGCGATTGCGCAGGTCCAACTGGCGGATCACGTTCTTCTGAAGGGGAACATCAAAACCCTGAAATTCAGCGATGTGCTGGTGCAGAAGGATAAGATCTCCATCCAGGTTTACACGGAGGGGGAATCGGCCGTTTTTTTCCAGTAA
- a CDS encoding GAF domain-containing protein, with protein sequence MTDGDRYNLLSCVVRIANRSDSPYPTRLKSLVKFLAKSLRLPSVTIYLLDEKSLSLSHKVSTAGPGTLSTCMIPIGIGGAGLCAASKKQLYRNPENLHVDEPRAGNESRFLFLPVLDKDMVTGIIALGLTPENPLSEKDLTLLDDVPTVVAGIIQGICLSSVSNRTVRDLTVLSELGQLLNRFIPPEDLIPLVLQACNKLSVSCCTTVRLTGTSGLPAGLFKSCRHKLRPYLKDLLQIEKSCSEQVLSSNIPHLAGDVGSEGKLPPSYVCVPLHFETDTLGTMTFFGKRDDDGHCRTFDEEDLALFESMALLISNALAGAANFQQLSSLSAENDKKIKELSLLYRVSNTMLSTIKLNKLIHLILSALTSGANPFFDRAMLFLINERSCVMQGMLGVTRETSTGLITPFAEIEDILASRWDISENDMVRQRESEFSRHVMASRLELNRTSNVASAAVLEKRLIFVAKAAREKHVDRDFIRRFGITSFAVAPLIAREQVVGVIVVDNTIQGNPITQEDLRFLQLFANQAGMAVENSILYNRVEDTNRELCEAQERLIQGERLATIGEMAAGIAHELKGPLVAIGGFARRLANKLPPPSGERECADLIVREVLRLEKMLTDILSFSKKTTICYTLCNISEIINDALAVVQLSLKERNIKIHKNFPRNIATFLGDCQQLKQVFINLFLNAEEAMKNGGNLNIKVAPSVLDGSKAISIKIADTGGGIPLEVLNNIFNPFYTTKDTGTGLGLPIANRIITNHGGKIHINNKPGTGVEFTVILPLHA encoded by the coding sequence ATGACTGATGGGGACAGATACAACCTCTTGAGTTGCGTGGTGCGGATTGCCAACAGATCCGACAGTCCCTACCCGACAAGGTTGAAATCACTGGTAAAGTTCCTGGCCAAATCGCTTCGGTTACCCTCCGTAACCATTTACTTGCTCGACGAAAAATCCCTCAGCCTCTCCCACAAAGTATCCACTGCCGGCCCCGGCACATTAAGCACATGCATGATCCCCATAGGAATCGGCGGCGCCGGACTGTGCGCAGCATCAAAAAAACAGCTCTACCGTAACCCCGAAAACCTCCATGTCGATGAACCGAGGGCGGGGAATGAATCACGCTTTTTATTCCTGCCGGTACTCGATAAGGATATGGTAACCGGAATAATTGCCCTTGGATTAACACCGGAGAATCCTCTCTCGGAAAAGGACCTCACCTTGCTAGATGATGTCCCAACCGTTGTGGCAGGCATTATTCAGGGCATCTGCCTTTCGTCCGTATCGAACAGGACCGTACGGGATTTGACCGTTCTCAGCGAATTGGGTCAGCTACTCAATCGATTCATCCCACCGGAGGACCTTATTCCTCTGGTCCTTCAGGCGTGCAACAAACTTTCCGTTTCCTGCTGCACGACGGTCAGACTTACCGGAACGAGCGGGCTGCCGGCCGGATTGTTTAAATCCTGCCGGCACAAACTCAGGCCGTATCTGAAGGATCTGCTGCAAATCGAAAAAAGTTGTTCCGAACAGGTTTTAAGCAGCAACATTCCGCACCTGGCCGGCGACGTCGGTTCCGAGGGGAAACTCCCCCCCTCTTACGTCTGTGTACCGCTTCATTTCGAAACGGATACGCTGGGCACCATGACTTTTTTCGGCAAACGTGACGATGACGGCCATTGCAGAACCTTCGACGAGGAGGACCTCGCTCTCTTTGAGAGCATGGCCCTGCTCATTTCCAACGCGCTGGCCGGCGCCGCCAACTTTCAGCAGTTGTCGAGCCTCTCGGCCGAGAACGATAAAAAGATCAAAGAACTATCCCTGCTCTACCGCGTCAGCAACACCATGCTCTCCACCATCAAACTCAACAAGCTGATACACCTGATCCTGTCCGCTCTGACCTCTGGTGCAAACCCCTTTTTTGACCGCGCCATGCTTTTTTTGATAAACGAGCGCTCCTGTGTCATGCAGGGGATGCTGGGGGTAACAAGGGAAACATCCACAGGTCTGATCACCCCGTTTGCCGAGATTGAAGACATATTGGCAAGCCGCTGGGACATATCGGAGAATGACATGGTCCGTCAGCGAGAGTCCGAATTCAGCCGCCATGTCATGGCCAGTCGTCTGGAATTGAACAGGACTTCAAACGTGGCTTCAGCGGCAGTTCTTGAAAAAAGGCTGATTTTTGTTGCCAAAGCTGCCAGGGAAAAGCATGTTGATCGGGACTTTATACGGCGCTTCGGCATCACCTCTTTTGCTGTTGCGCCGCTCATAGCAAGAGAACAGGTCGTAGGCGTGATCGTTGTCGATAACACCATTCAAGGCAACCCCATTACCCAGGAAGATCTTCGTTTCCTCCAGCTTTTTGCCAACCAGGCAGGCATGGCTGTTGAAAATTCCATCCTCTATAACCGGGTCGAAGACACCAACCGTGAGTTGTGCGAAGCGCAGGAACGACTTATCCAGGGTGAGCGGCTGGCTACCATCGGAGAAATGGCGGCAGGCATTGCCCACGAACTGAAGGGGCCGCTCGTCGCAATTGGCGGTTTTGCCAGGCGCTTGGCGAATAAGCTGCCGCCACCTTCCGGTGAACGGGAATGTGCCGATCTGATCGTAAGGGAAGTGCTGAGGCTGGAGAAAATGCTTACCGATATTCTCTCCTTTTCAAAAAAGACCACCATCTGCTACACCCTCTGCAATATAAGCGAAATCATCAATGATGCCCTTGCAGTGGTCCAGCTGTCACTCAAAGAAAGGAACATAAAGATTCACAAAAATTTCCCCAGGAATATCGCCACATTTCTCGGTGATTGTCAGCAATTGAAGCAGGTTTTCATAAATCTCTTCTTGAACGCCGAGGAAGCCATGAAAAACGGAGGGAATTTGAACATAAAGGTCGCGCCCTCTGTTCTTGACGGAAGCAAGGCGATTTCAATAAAAATTGCAGACACCGGCGGTGGAATTCCACTGGAAGTGCTGAACAACATCTTCAACCCCTTCTATACGACCAAAGATACCGGTACCGGCTTGGGACTCCCCATTGCCAACAGAATAATCACCAATCACGGCGGCAAGATCCACATAAACAACAAACCCGGAACAGGCGTAGAATTTACGGTGATTCTTCCTTTACATGCGTGA
- the dksA gene encoding RNA polymerase-binding protein DksA codes for MNADKFEYFKGILLEEMRVLREEAGKTVSEMTSDTTNFPDPNDRATQESDRNFELRIRDRERKLINKIKEALERIEAGTFGICEVCEEEISEARLKARPVTTLCIDCKMEQEQKEKLR; via the coding sequence ATGAATGCTGACAAGTTTGAATATTTCAAAGGGATTCTGTTGGAAGAAATGCGCGTGCTCCGGGAAGAAGCCGGTAAGACCGTGTCGGAAATGACTTCGGACACAACCAATTTTCCCGATCCGAACGACAGGGCAACACAGGAATCGGACCGTAACTTCGAACTTCGCATCAGGGACCGGGAGCGCAAGCTCATCAACAAGATAAAAGAGGCCCTTGAGCGGATAGAGGCCGGCACATTCGGAATTTGCGAGGTCTGCGAAGAAGAAATCAGCGAAGCAAGGCTTAAGGCACGCCCGGTCACAACACTCTGCATAGACTGCAAAATGGAACAGGAACAGAAAGAGAAACTTCGTTAA
- the radA gene encoding DNA repair protein RadA has protein sequence MKTKTVYACQKCGYQSAKWLGRCPDCNSWNTLEEELQLKTGLQSGVSSPDLPPLPISQVGGEAEMRLPTGISEFDRVLGGGLVAGSLVLIGGDPGIGKSTLLLQATDHFAKASGSVLYVSGEESARQIKLRGARMGVNASDLFILAETSLEKILTHAQRMQPKALVVDSIQTVFTSALESAPGSVSQVRETAGRLMMLAKGSGIPVFLVGHVTKDGSIAGPRVLEHLVDTVLYFEGDSGHPFRILRAVKNRFGSTNEIGVFEMKEGGLFEVKNPSELFLSERPLGVSGSVVVATLEGSRPLLVELQALVTASSLGVPRRTTIGVDHNRLSLLVAVLEKKVGLTLSGQDIFLNVAGGVKLNEPAADLGMVTAVASSHLDKTVDQHTLLLGEVGLAGEVRGITQPELRVKEAAKLGFSRCILPAGNLKQVKAKGMELIGVRSVEETLEKAF, from the coding sequence TTGAAGACAAAAACAGTGTACGCGTGCCAGAAATGCGGTTATCAGTCCGCCAAGTGGCTGGGCCGATGCCCTGATTGCAACTCATGGAATACGCTGGAGGAAGAACTCCAACTCAAAACCGGTTTGCAATCAGGGGTATCAAGCCCGGATTTGCCACCACTACCCATATCCCAGGTCGGCGGCGAGGCGGAGATGCGTCTCCCCACGGGCATTTCCGAATTTGACCGCGTGCTGGGTGGCGGTTTGGTTGCAGGGTCACTGGTGTTGATCGGCGGTGACCCCGGTATCGGCAAATCGACCCTTCTTTTGCAGGCAACAGACCACTTCGCAAAGGCATCGGGGAGCGTTCTCTATGTCTCCGGCGAGGAATCCGCCCGCCAGATAAAGCTCCGCGGCGCCAGGATGGGGGTAAATGCCTCGGACCTCTTTATCCTGGCAGAAACCTCACTGGAAAAAATCCTTACCCATGCACAACGCATGCAGCCCAAGGCCTTGGTCGTCGATTCGATTCAAACCGTCTTTACCTCGGCACTGGAGTCGGCGCCGGGAAGTGTCAGCCAGGTCCGTGAAACTGCCGGCAGACTGATGATGCTGGCTAAAGGCAGCGGCATTCCGGTTTTCCTCGTCGGCCATGTCACCAAAGACGGCTCCATTGCCGGTCCGCGCGTTCTTGAACATCTGGTCGACACCGTGCTCTATTTCGAAGGAGACAGCGGCCACCCTTTCAGAATACTGAGAGCGGTCAAGAACCGCTTTGGTTCAACCAATGAGATCGGCGTTTTTGAAATGAAGGAGGGGGGATTATTCGAAGTCAAAAATCCTTCCGAACTCTTCCTCTCCGAGCGCCCCCTGGGGGTTTCGGGTTCGGTAGTAGTTGCAACCCTGGAGGGTAGCCGTCCCCTTCTCGTTGAGCTGCAAGCGCTCGTAACCGCTTCATCTCTTGGTGTTCCCCGGCGTACGACCATCGGCGTGGATCACAATCGTCTTTCTCTGCTCGTTGCCGTGCTTGAGAAAAAAGTCGGGTTAACTTTATCGGGACAGGATATATTCCTGAATGTAGCGGGCGGAGTCAAACTGAACGAACCAGCAGCCGACCTCGGCATGGTAACCGCCGTAGCTTCAAGCCATCTTGATAAAACCGTCGACCAGCACACCCTCCTGCTCGGCGAGGTCGGGCTTGCCGGGGAGGTACGGGGGATTACCCAACCGGAACTCAGGGTAAAGGAAGCCGCAAAACTCGGTTTCAGCCGTTGCATTCTTCCCGCCGGCAATCTCAAACAGGTCAAAGCAAAAGGAATGGAGCTCATCGGGGTCAGATCCGTGGAAGAGACGCTGGAAAAGGCCTTTTGA
- a CDS encoding HEAT repeat domain-containing protein yields the protein MSAGKDTILKLVRPNSEPARGSAVLADLYKALKAIGFYPHDHPLREEILRTAHKSLQSLLAEKELLLVITRSGFSSIDGDAFVDSNQMVRALAGELFVRRIQRLTLLNDLTLKDLRSFLQLLALDPQKLASSGGMAQEMITQGIRTIWANELDLSVIWEKRQSMDEGVVALAGADEDAGKGDAELQAGTDAIEESGYPSDCLPTEEAELALEDLIARMDDEPNDNRYQQLARLLVVQAEKLKERAICGPLLPVIEALMRHSDDGGRSAVKKEYAVFTLEQIADGIMTDFLLQQLEIMSSIEKERIYAVLGRLGAKVAYGIIQRLCLTDGLLARKSLAAALLRIGPPAVPPLLAMLKDERWYVVRNMVAIIGEIGCRNSVYALRPAVNHEDPRVRKEAIRALVKTGGKDAESILIDLLDDDDESIVRHAIMSLGILKSTTAILSLISITKKRDIFTKRLAMKKDAIQALGRIGDKRATPHLLTVLEAHCWLPWNRWDDLKVVAATALGQLGDEAALPVLKSNASRGGRLGRACSEAVDNIERVAEGIE from the coding sequence ATGAGCGCTGGAAAAGATACGATACTAAAACTGGTTCGGCCCAACAGCGAACCGGCACGTGGAAGCGCTGTTCTTGCTGACCTCTACAAGGCCTTGAAGGCCATCGGATTTTATCCCCACGACCATCCCCTGCGAGAAGAAATTCTCCGGACAGCCCATAAATCCCTTCAGTCTCTCCTCGCTGAGAAGGAACTGCTGCTCGTCATTACCCGTTCCGGTTTTTCGTCCATCGATGGCGACGCGTTTGTTGACAGTAATCAGATGGTCAGGGCACTGGCCGGAGAATTATTCGTTCGCAGGATTCAACGGCTTACGTTGCTCAATGACCTTACCCTTAAAGACCTTCGCTCCTTTCTCCAGCTATTGGCATTGGATCCGCAAAAACTGGCTTCTTCCGGCGGTATGGCTCAGGAGATGATAACGCAAGGTATCAGGACCATCTGGGCAAACGAACTCGATCTCTCGGTGATATGGGAAAAACGGCAGTCAATGGATGAAGGCGTTGTTGCTCTGGCCGGTGCAGATGAGGATGCCGGCAAGGGGGACGCCGAGCTTCAGGCCGGAACCGATGCAATAGAGGAATCCGGCTATCCGTCGGATTGTCTCCCGACTGAAGAAGCCGAGTTGGCGTTGGAAGATCTGATTGCCCGTATGGATGACGAGCCGAACGATAATCGTTACCAGCAACTAGCCAGGTTGCTCGTTGTTCAGGCGGAAAAACTCAAGGAAAGGGCGATTTGCGGGCCTCTGCTGCCGGTTATAGAGGCGCTCATGCGGCATAGCGACGATGGCGGCAGGAGTGCCGTAAAGAAGGAATACGCTGTATTTACCTTGGAACAGATAGCCGACGGGATAATGACGGATTTTCTTCTCCAGCAGCTTGAAATCATGAGTTCCATAGAAAAGGAAAGAATTTATGCTGTGCTCGGGCGGTTGGGCGCAAAGGTAGCATACGGGATCATTCAGAGGCTCTGTCTAACGGATGGGCTACTTGCGCGAAAGTCTTTAGCGGCTGCGCTGTTGCGGATCGGTCCGCCGGCAGTCCCTCCGCTCCTGGCCATGCTGAAAGACGAACGCTGGTACGTAGTTCGCAACATGGTTGCCATTATTGGCGAAATAGGGTGCAGGAATTCGGTGTATGCGTTGCGACCGGCTGTCAATCATGAAGACCCGCGGGTGAGGAAGGAAGCCATCCGGGCTCTTGTAAAAACTGGCGGTAAAGATGCCGAATCCATCCTTATCGACTTGCTGGACGATGATGATGAGTCTATAGTCCGGCATGCCATCATGTCATTGGGCATTCTTAAAAGTACGACGGCGATTCTGTCGCTGATAAGTATTACGAAGAAACGGGACATCTTCACGAAGCGCCTTGCCATGAAAAAAGATGCCATCCAGGCCCTTGGCCGGATAGGCGATAAGCGTGCGACACCGCATCTTTTGACGGTGCTTGAGGCGCATTGCTGGTTGCCCTGGAACAGATGGGACGATTTGAAGGTTGTGGCTGCGACAGCCTTGGGACAATTGGGTGATGAAGCGGCTCTGCCGGTATTGAAGTCAAACGCATCCCGTGGCGGACGTCTTGGTAGGGCATGCAGCGAAGCGGTGGATAATATTGAAAGGGTGGCGGAAGGGATTGAATGA